Proteins co-encoded in one Streptomyces sp. NBC_01283 genomic window:
- a CDS encoding sensor histidine kinase, whose amino-acid sequence MQRVYDFLRRHPTGVDGFWALVLLGVSGIGLVSMADAEGHDPTVPAAFVVLGMSVVVALRRKHVEKMLILAVVLGVAQLIFDVKTMPADFAMLVIIYTASADGAKWASRFALIGGLCAAPLSSLRWPEENISTFGSIFFTIFQMVPFALAWVLGDSIRTRRAYFAQLEERADRLEKERAAQSKVAVAAERARIARELHDVVAHNVSVMVVQADGAAYVLDQAPEQAKQALETISGTGRQALAEMRRLLGVLRTGEHEESGEYVPQPDVEQLDELIEQVRTAGLPVDFKVEGTPRPLPSGVELTAYRIVQEALTNTRKHGGENTGASVRLVYFDDGLGLLVEDDGKGAPHELYEDGGADGSGHGLIGMRERVGMVGGTLDAGPRPGGGFRISALLPLKPAH is encoded by the coding sequence GTGCAGCGCGTCTATGACTTCCTCCGCAGACACCCGACCGGGGTCGATGGCTTCTGGGCCCTCGTCCTGCTCGGGGTCTCCGGCATCGGTCTTGTCTCCATGGCCGACGCGGAAGGCCATGACCCGACGGTGCCGGCCGCCTTCGTCGTCCTCGGCATGTCCGTCGTGGTGGCGCTGCGCCGCAAGCACGTCGAGAAGATGCTGATCCTCGCCGTCGTGCTCGGCGTGGCCCAGCTGATCTTCGACGTGAAGACGATGCCGGCCGACTTCGCGATGCTGGTGATCATCTACACCGCGTCGGCCGACGGCGCGAAGTGGGCCTCGCGGTTCGCCCTCATAGGCGGTCTGTGCGCGGCTCCGCTGTCGTCGCTGCGCTGGCCCGAGGAGAACATAAGCACCTTCGGCAGCATCTTCTTCACGATCTTCCAGATGGTGCCCTTCGCCCTCGCCTGGGTGCTCGGCGACTCCATCCGCACCCGCCGCGCCTACTTCGCGCAGCTGGAGGAGCGCGCCGACCGCCTGGAGAAGGAGCGGGCGGCGCAGTCCAAGGTCGCGGTGGCGGCCGAGCGGGCGCGCATCGCCCGCGAGCTGCACGACGTCGTCGCGCACAACGTCTCGGTGATGGTCGTCCAGGCCGACGGCGCCGCGTACGTCCTCGACCAGGCCCCCGAGCAGGCCAAGCAGGCACTGGAGACCATCTCGGGCACCGGACGCCAGGCGCTCGCCGAGATGCGCAGGCTGCTCGGCGTGCTGCGCACCGGCGAGCACGAGGAGAGCGGTGAGTACGTCCCGCAGCCCGACGTCGAGCAGCTCGACGAGCTCATCGAGCAGGTGCGCACGGCCGGCCTCCCGGTGGACTTCAAGGTCGAGGGAACGCCGCGTCCGCTGCCCAGCGGCGTCGAGCTCACGGCGTACCGCATCGTGCAGGAGGCCCTCACCAACACCCGCAAGCACGGCGGCGAGAACACCGGCGCGAGCGTGCGCCTCGTCTACTTCGACGACGGCCTGGGGCTCCTCGTCGAGGACGACGGCAAGGGCGCGCCGCACGAGCTGTACGAGGACGGCGGCGCCGACGGCAGCGGGCACGGCCTGATCGGCATGCGGGAGCGCGTCGGCATGGTCGGCGGCACGCTGGACGCGGGGCCGCGGCCGGGCGGCGGATTCCGCATCAGCGCGCTTCTCCCGCTCAAGCCCGCACATTGA
- a CDS encoding SAM-dependent methyltransferase: MEAALYGPDGFYLRPEGPAGHFRTSVHVSPLFAGAVARLLCRVDEALDHPDELAFVDLGAGRGELTAGVLGALPAEVAARARAYAVERAGRPAGLDPRIEWRDLPPTGVNGLLFANEWLDNVPLDVVEVDPEGLVRHVLVGEDGTESLGGPVEDADASWLARWWPLAPEPGLRAEIGRPRDEAWARAAATLTRGLAVAVDYAHDRAGRPPFGTLTGFRAGRETAPVPDGTCDITAHVALDACAPPGASLLTQRAALRALGVSGGRPPLSLASSDPVAYVQALTGAGEAAELTAAGGLGDFAWLTQPVGIPDPLKELREPGGPLLVDVADHEEQ; the protein is encoded by the coding sequence ATGGAGGCCGCTCTGTACGGGCCTGACGGCTTCTATCTGCGCCCCGAGGGGCCCGCGGGACACTTCCGGACGTCGGTGCACGTGTCGCCCCTTTTCGCGGGCGCGGTGGCCCGGCTGCTGTGCCGCGTGGACGAGGCACTCGACCACCCGGACGAGTTGGCCTTCGTCGATCTTGGCGCGGGCCGCGGCGAGTTGACCGCGGGTGTGCTCGGCGCGCTGCCCGCCGAGGTGGCCGCACGCGCGCGTGCCTATGCGGTCGAGCGGGCCGGGCGCCCGGCGGGACTCGACCCGCGCATCGAGTGGCGCGACCTGCCGCCGACCGGTGTCAACGGCCTGCTCTTCGCCAACGAGTGGCTGGACAACGTCCCCCTGGACGTCGTCGAGGTGGACCCCGAGGGCCTGGTGCGGCACGTGCTCGTGGGCGAGGACGGCACCGAATCCCTGGGTGGCCCGGTCGAGGACGCGGACGCCTCCTGGCTCGCCCGCTGGTGGCCGCTCGCCCCCGAGCCCGGCCTGCGCGCGGAGATCGGCCGCCCCAGGGACGAGGCGTGGGCGAGGGCCGCGGCGACGCTGACGCGCGGTCTCGCGGTCGCGGTGGACTACGCGCACGACCGCGCGGGCCGGCCGCCCTTCGGGACGCTGACCGGCTTCCGCGCGGGCCGGGAGACGGCGCCCGTGCCGGACGGCACGTGCGACATCACGGCCCATGTGGCACTCGACGCGTGCGCGCCGCCCGGAGCGTCCCTGCTCACCCAGCGCGCGGCCCTGCGGGCCCTGGGTGTGAGCGGGGGCCGCCCACCGCTGTCCCTGGCCTCCAGCGACCCGGTGGCGTACGTACAGGCGCTCACGGGCGCGGGAGAGGCCGCCGAGCTGACCGCCGCGGGCGGGCTCGGCGACTTCGCATGGCTGACCCAGCCGGTGGGCATCCCCGACCCGCTGAAGGAGCTGCGGGAGCCGGGCGGCCCGCTACTTGTCGATGTCGCCGACCACGAAGAACAGTGA
- a CDS encoding NADH-quinone oxidoreductase subunit D gives MSPTTETTLGIGGAAESTDMVLNIGPQHPSTHGVLRLRLVLDGERIQHAEPVIGYMHRGAEKLFEARDYRQIVVLANRHDWLSAFSNELGVVLAVERMLGMEVPERAVWMRTLLAELNRVLNHLMFLGSYPLELGGITPVFHAFREREELQNVMEEISGGRMHYMFNRVGGLKEDLPAGWATRARAAVASVRSRMDVYDKLVLGNEIFRGRTRGVGVLSPEAVHSYGVSGPIARASGVDFDLRRDEPYLAYGELQETLKVVTRQEGDCLARFEVLLEQTHNALDLADACLERLAELPQGPVNQRLPKVLKAPEGHTYAWTENPLGINGYYLVSKGEKTPYRLKLRSASYNNIQALAELLPGQLVADMVAILGSLFFVVGDIDK, from the coding sequence ATGAGCCCTACGACGGAGACCACGCTCGGCATCGGCGGCGCCGCGGAGAGCACCGACATGGTGCTCAACATCGGCCCCCAGCACCCGTCCACGCACGGCGTGCTGCGGCTGCGCCTCGTCCTCGACGGCGAGCGGATCCAGCACGCGGAACCGGTCATCGGCTATATGCACCGCGGTGCGGAGAAGCTCTTCGAGGCGCGTGACTACCGGCAGATCGTGGTGCTCGCCAACCGGCACGACTGGCTGTCCGCGTTCTCGAACGAACTCGGGGTCGTCCTTGCCGTGGAGCGGATGCTCGGCATGGAGGTGCCCGAGCGCGCCGTCTGGATGCGCACGCTCCTCGCCGAGCTGAACCGCGTCCTCAACCACCTGATGTTCCTCGGTTCGTATCCGCTCGAACTGGGCGGGATCACCCCGGTGTTCCACGCGTTCCGGGAGCGCGAGGAGCTCCAGAACGTGATGGAGGAGATCTCCGGCGGCCGCATGCACTACATGTTCAACCGCGTGGGCGGCCTCAAGGAGGACCTGCCCGCCGGATGGGCCACGCGCGCGCGTGCGGCAGTCGCCTCGGTCCGCTCCCGCATGGACGTCTACGACAAGCTGGTGCTCGGCAACGAGATCTTCCGCGGCCGTACGCGCGGCGTCGGCGTGCTCTCCCCGGAGGCGGTGCACTCCTACGGAGTGAGCGGTCCCATCGCCCGCGCCTCCGGAGTCGACTTCGACCTGCGCCGCGACGAGCCGTACCTCGCGTACGGGGAGCTCCAGGAAACCCTGAAGGTCGTCACGCGGCAGGAAGGCGACTGCCTGGCCCGCTTCGAGGTGCTCCTGGAGCAGACGCACAACGCCCTCGACCTCGCCGACGCCTGCCTGGAGCGGCTCGCCGAGCTGCCGCAGGGGCCGGTCAACCAGCGCCTCCCGAAGGTGCTCAAGGCCCCCGAGGGGCACACGTACGCGTGGACCGAGAACCCGCTGGGCATCAACGGCTACTACCTGGTCTCCAAGGGCGAGAAGACCCCGTACCGCCTGAAGCTCCGCTCGGCGTCGTACAACAACATCCAGGCGCTCGCGGAACTGCTGCCGGGCCAGCTCGTCGCCGACATGGTGGCGATCCTGGGGTCACTGTTCTTCGTGGTCGGCGACATCGACAAGTAG
- a CDS encoding PH domain-containing protein yields METSTPRPAGPARPAQPGDSDAEPVWTGLPRDLLRMRRLLLVVWLVPLAVAVGVLLWIFAGPVWAAFAAVPLALVVWGWPMLGRNWRSWRYAERADDLLISRGVLWREETIVPYGRMQLVEVTSGPVERHFGLASVQLHTAAAATDARIPGLIPEEAERLRDRLTELGEARSAGL; encoded by the coding sequence ATGGAAACGTCGACGCCACGACCGGCGGGACCGGCACGGCCGGCGCAGCCGGGAGATTCAGACGCGGAGCCGGTGTGGACCGGGCTGCCACGGGACCTGCTGCGGATGCGGCGGCTCCTCCTCGTGGTGTGGCTTGTGCCGCTCGCGGTGGCCGTCGGGGTGCTCCTGTGGATCTTCGCCGGCCCGGTGTGGGCGGCCTTCGCGGCCGTTCCGCTCGCCCTCGTGGTGTGGGGCTGGCCGATGCTGGGGCGCAACTGGCGCTCGTGGCGGTACGCGGAACGGGCCGACGACCTCCTGATCAGCCGGGGCGTGCTCTGGCGCGAGGAGACCATCGTCCCGTACGGCCGGATGCAGCTCGTCGAGGTGACATCGGGGCCCGTGGAGCGGCACTTCGGCCTGGCCAGCGTGCAGCTGCACACGGCGGCCGCCGCCACGGACGCGCGGATCCCCGGCCTCATCCCCGAGGAGGCCGAGCGGCTGCGCGACCGGCTCACCGAGCTGGGCGAGGCCCGCTCGGCGGGGCTGTGA
- a CDS encoding PH domain-containing protein yields the protein MSGVQEVAGEERAPGTEDLRERRLHPVTPLRRAWAPVAVVVGFAVHDPNGTQQRVSELPVTQLLAGIAVVLLGGAVYGFMSWWFTHFAVTDTELRIRTGLIFRRTAHIRLDRLQAVDVTQPLAARIAGVAKLKLDVVGTEKKDELAYLGEEEASVLRAELLARAAGFAPETAREVGEAPVNGLVHVQPRMLAISLLLTGTTWGMLVATLIVPPLLWFATHNLWTVLATGLPMLGGAFASSVGRFIGEYDWKVGESPDGLRIDHGLLDKAHETVPPGRVQTVRVVEPWLWRRQGWVRVELDVAGSSNGVLLPVAPREVAESVIARILPGVRVPAATELIRPPARAAWCLPVWWKGYGLTVTDTVFAARHGLLRRRLSLVPHAKVQSVRLTQGPWERFKGVADVHVDTGADKTVTARLRPADEAVALLSAQAERSRTGRRTARPDRWMA from the coding sequence GTGAGCGGCGTACAGGAGGTGGCGGGGGAGGAACGCGCCCCGGGCACCGAGGACCTGCGGGAGAGGCGCCTGCACCCCGTCACGCCCCTGCGCAGGGCCTGGGCGCCGGTCGCGGTCGTCGTGGGCTTCGCGGTGCACGACCCGAACGGCACGCAGCAGCGGGTCTCCGAGCTCCCCGTGACCCAACTGCTCGCGGGGATCGCCGTCGTCCTCCTGGGCGGCGCCGTCTACGGCTTCATGAGCTGGTGGTTCACGCACTTCGCCGTCACCGACACCGAACTGCGCATCCGCACCGGCCTGATCTTCCGGCGCACCGCTCACATCCGGCTGGACCGGCTCCAGGCCGTGGACGTGACGCAGCCGCTCGCGGCCCGCATCGCGGGCGTCGCCAAGCTCAAGCTGGACGTCGTCGGGACGGAGAAGAAGGACGAACTGGCCTATCTGGGCGAGGAGGAGGCCTCCGTACTGCGGGCCGAGCTCCTCGCGCGTGCGGCCGGTTTCGCACCCGAGACGGCACGCGAGGTCGGCGAGGCGCCGGTCAACGGCCTGGTGCACGTCCAGCCGCGGATGCTCGCGATCTCCCTGCTGCTGACCGGCACGACGTGGGGCATGCTCGTCGCCACGCTCATCGTGCCGCCCCTCCTGTGGTTCGCCACCCACAACCTGTGGACGGTCCTGGCGACCGGACTGCCCATGCTGGGCGGCGCGTTCGCCAGCAGTGTGGGGCGGTTCATCGGGGAGTACGACTGGAAGGTGGGCGAGTCCCCCGACGGCCTGCGCATCGACCACGGGCTGCTCGACAAGGCGCACGAGACGGTGCCGCCGGGGCGGGTGCAGACGGTGCGCGTCGTGGAGCCGTGGCTGTGGCGGCGGCAGGGCTGGGTGCGGGTGGAACTGGACGTGGCGGGCTCGTCGAACGGCGTGCTGCTCCCGGTCGCGCCGCGCGAGGTCGCGGAGTCCGTGATCGCGCGGATCCTGCCGGGCGTCCGGGTGCCCGCCGCGACCGAGCTGATCCGCCCTCCCGCGCGGGCCGCGTGGTGCCTTCCGGTGTGGTGGAAGGGGTACGGCCTGACGGTGACGGACACGGTGTTCGCGGCGCGGCACGGTCTTCTGCGCCGCCGCCTGTCCCTGGTGCCGCACGCGAAGGTGCAGAGCGTGCGGCTCACGCAGGGGCCCTGGGAGCGGTTCAAGGGCGTGGCGGACGTGCACGTCGACACGGGGGCCGACAAGACGGTGACGGCGCGGCTGCGTCCCGCCGACGAGGCGGTCGCGCTGCTGTCCGCGCAGGCGGAGAGGTCCCGTACGGGGCGCAGGACGGCACGGCCGGACCGCTGGATGGCGTGA
- a CDS encoding ABC transporter substrate-binding protein — MNSTTRRARRMAGAAVAVVALTAGLTACGGDSLEKDGKGGSDKAGDKGKIVVGSARFTEQKVLAELYVGVLEDAGYDAEVKTVQNREVYEPELKKGAIDVAPEYAATLAEFLNLGKNGPKAKPVASNDVDATVTELKKLAGPRGLKVLPAGEAVDQNAFAVSKEYAKEHKLKTLSDLGKSGEKVKIAASDECESRPFCAPGLKKTYGIDVAGIDPKGVGTTQSKQAVKNRTDQVVLTTTTDATLDSFGLVALEDDKKLQNADNILPVVNAKEAGDKEIADALGKLTKTLTTEDLAELDRKVDVERQKEADVAREYLESKGLIKK, encoded by the coding sequence ATGAACAGCACAACGCGTCGCGCGCGACGGATGGCAGGGGCGGCCGTGGCCGTCGTGGCGCTGACCGCGGGGCTCACCGCGTGCGGCGGGGACAGCCTGGAGAAGGACGGCAAGGGCGGCTCGGACAAAGCGGGCGACAAGGGCAAGATAGTCGTCGGCTCGGCCCGTTTCACCGAGCAGAAGGTGCTCGCCGAGCTCTATGTGGGCGTGCTTGAGGACGCCGGATACGACGCCGAGGTCAAGACCGTCCAGAACCGCGAGGTCTACGAACCCGAGCTGAAGAAGGGCGCGATCGATGTCGCCCCCGAATACGCGGCGACGCTCGCCGAGTTCCTGAACCTCGGCAAGAACGGCCCGAAGGCGAAGCCGGTCGCCTCGAATGACGTGGATGCCACGGTGACCGAGCTGAAGAAGCTCGCCGGACCCCGCGGCCTGAAGGTGCTTCCCGCCGGCGAGGCCGTCGACCAGAACGCGTTCGCGGTGAGCAAGGAATACGCGAAGGAGCACAAGCTCAAGACGCTTTCGGATCTCGGTAAGTCCGGCGAGAAGGTCAAGATCGCCGCGAGTGACGAATGCGAGTCGCGGCCGTTCTGCGCCCCGGGACTGAAGAAGACGTACGGCATCGACGTCGCGGGAATCGACCCCAAGGGCGTCGGCACCACGCAGTCCAAGCAGGCCGTGAAGAACCGCACGGACCAGGTGGTGCTGACCACGACCACCGACGCGACGCTCGACAGCTTCGGTCTGGTGGCCCTTGAGGACGACAAGAAGCTGCAGAACGCGGACAACATCCTTCCGGTTGTGAACGCGAAGGAAGCGGGCGACAAGGAGATAGCCGACGCGCTCGGGAAGCTGACCAAGACCCTGACGACGGAAGATCTCGCGGAACTCGACCGGAAGGTCGATGTGGAGCGGCAGAAGGAAGCCGATGTCGCCAGGGAGTATCTGGAGTCGAAGGGATTGATCAAGAAGTAG
- a CDS encoding ABC transporter permease, with protein MNAITGAYDWLTTGANWQGEKGVWHRLAEHLYFSGVCLAVACLIALPIALYLGHIGKGGALAVNISNIGRAVPTLAVLVLLTLTPLGEHGDIPTLIALVLFAVPPLLTNAYIGMREVDRAVVEAARGMGMSGRQLFARVELPLAYPLVMTGVRSAGVQVVATATLAAMAGEGGLGRIITAGFNLQNTPQVVAGALLVALLALFVEVVLVVVGKVFNPMRGRSGVAQ; from the coding sequence ATGAACGCGATAACCGGCGCGTACGACTGGCTGACCACGGGTGCCAACTGGCAGGGCGAGAAGGGGGTGTGGCACCGCCTCGCCGAGCACCTGTACTTCAGCGGTGTGTGTCTCGCCGTCGCGTGCCTGATCGCGCTGCCGATCGCCCTGTACCTCGGCCACATCGGCAAGGGCGGCGCCCTCGCGGTGAACATCTCGAACATCGGCCGCGCGGTGCCGACGCTCGCGGTGCTCGTGCTGCTCACGCTCACCCCGCTCGGCGAGCACGGGGACATACCGACGCTGATCGCGCTCGTCCTCTTCGCGGTGCCGCCGCTGCTGACCAACGCGTACATCGGGATGCGCGAGGTCGACCGGGCGGTGGTGGAGGCCGCCCGGGGGATGGGTATGAGCGGCCGCCAGCTCTTCGCCCGGGTCGAACTTCCCCTTGCGTACCCCCTGGTCATGACCGGTGTGCGGTCCGCCGGCGTGCAGGTCGTCGCCACGGCGACGCTGGCCGCGATGGCGGGCGAGGGGGGCCTCGGCCGGATCATCACCGCCGGGTTCAACCTGCAGAACACGCCCCAGGTGGTGGCGGGCGCACTCCTCGTGGCGCTGCTCGCGCTCTTCGTGGAGGTGGTGCTCGTCGTGGTGGGGAAGGTCTTCAATCCCATGCGAGGGCGCTCGGGCGTCGCGCAGTGA
- a CDS encoding ABC transporter permease produces MSDQNCLVTNDWICGEYVRSRSQELIDATVQHIGITAASVAIGVAVSLPLALLARRWRFLAGPILGVTTVLYTVPSLAMFSLLLPFFGLSASLVVTGLVLYSLTILVRNILAGLQAVPEEARDAARGMGYGPVRLLWEVELPLALPALLAGVRITTVSTVALTTVGAIVDYGGLGSLILDGLDTTFKAQVLTASAICVLLAVVADLLLLALQRWLTPWTRVRRIRTKRSAGAERTAKVAEPA; encoded by the coding sequence ATGAGCGATCAGAACTGTCTGGTGACGAACGACTGGATCTGCGGGGAGTACGTCCGCTCCCGCAGCCAGGAGCTGATCGACGCCACCGTGCAGCACATCGGCATCACAGCGGCCTCGGTCGCCATCGGTGTCGCCGTCTCGCTGCCGCTCGCGCTGCTCGCGCGGCGCTGGCGCTTCCTCGCGGGCCCGATCCTCGGTGTGACGACCGTGCTGTACACGGTGCCCTCGCTCGCGATGTTCTCTCTCCTGCTGCCCTTCTTCGGGCTCTCGGCCTCGCTGGTCGTCACGGGCCTCGTGCTGTACTCCCTGACGATCCTCGTGCGGAACATCCTGGCGGGGCTCCAGGCCGTGCCGGAGGAGGCACGGGACGCGGCCAGGGGCATGGGGTACGGGCCGGTGCGGCTGCTGTGGGAGGTCGAACTGCCGCTCGCGCTTCCCGCGTTGCTCGCCGGTGTCCGCATCACCACGGTCTCGACGGTGGCGCTCACGACCGTCGGGGCGATCGTGGACTACGGAGGCCTCGGATCCCTGATCCTCGACGGCCTCGACACGACCTTCAAGGCCCAGGTGCTCACCGCGTCCGCGATCTGCGTGCTCCTCGCCGTCGTCGCCGACCTGCTCCTCCTCGCCCTCCAGCGATGGCTGACGCCGTGGACCCGCGTCCGTCGCATACGTACGAAGCGCTCCGCGGGAGCGGAGCGCACGGCCAAGGTGGCTGAACCTGCATGA
- a CDS encoding ABC transporter ATP-binding protein, with protein sequence MIRFEHVTKRYEDGTTAVDDLSFEVAEGELVTLVGPSGCGKTTTMKMVNRLIEPSEGRIYVDGDDISTTDPVQLRRRIGYVIQQVGLFPHKTVLENTATVPHLLGVKRGKARERAAELLDLVGLDPATFGDRYPEQLSGGQRQRVGVARALAADPPVLLMDEPFGAVDPVVREHLQNEFLRLQQAVRKTVLFVTHDIEEAVRLGDRMAVYGDGRIEQFDTPSTILGAPANDYVADFVGADRGLKRLSVTPIEEGDLEQPPVLHLDDPLPAKLDARWAVVLDGENNLHGWISAEHARGGRGTVRDHARRMEAWLPVGATLKQAFATMLQHDAGWIAVIDEDSEGRFLGVLTPARLHEALRRSTAADARAIARGEVELETITAIGS encoded by the coding sequence ATGATCCGGTTCGAGCACGTCACCAAGCGGTACGAGGACGGCACCACTGCCGTCGACGACCTGTCCTTCGAGGTCGCCGAGGGTGAACTGGTCACGCTCGTCGGCCCGTCGGGCTGCGGCAAGACGACGACGATGAAGATGGTGAACCGACTCATCGAGCCGAGCGAGGGCCGGATATATGTCGACGGGGATGACATATCCACCACCGACCCGGTCCAACTCCGGCGCCGCATCGGCTACGTCATCCAGCAGGTCGGCCTCTTCCCGCACAAGACGGTCCTGGAGAACACGGCTACCGTCCCGCACCTGCTCGGCGTGAAGCGCGGCAAGGCCCGCGAGCGTGCCGCCGAACTCCTCGACCTGGTCGGCCTCGACCCCGCCACCTTCGGCGACCGCTACCCCGAGCAGCTCTCCGGGGGACAGCGCCAGCGGGTGGGCGTGGCCCGCGCCCTGGCGGCCGATCCGCCCGTGCTCCTGATGGACGAGCCGTTCGGCGCCGTCGACCCCGTGGTGCGCGAGCACCTGCAGAACGAGTTCCTCCGCCTCCAGCAGGCCGTCCGCAAGACCGTCCTCTTCGTCACGCACGACATCGAGGAGGCGGTCCGTCTCGGCGACCGCATGGCCGTCTACGGAGATGGGCGCATCGAGCAGTTCGACACCCCGTCGACGATCCTGGGCGCCCCGGCCAACGACTACGTGGCGGACTTCGTCGGCGCGGACCGCGGCCTCAAGCGCCTCTCGGTGACGCCCATCGAGGAGGGCGACCTGGAGCAGCCGCCCGTCCTGCACCTGGACGACCCGCTGCCCGCGAAGCTGGACGCCCGCTGGGCCGTGGTCCTGGACGGCGAGAACAACCTGCACGGCTGGATCTCCGCCGAGCACGCCCGCGGCGGCCGGGGGACGGTCCGGGACCACGCCCGCCGCATGGAGGCCTGGCTCCCGGTGGGCGCCACCCTGAAGCAGGCGTTCGCGACGATGCTCCAGCACGACGCGGGCTGGATCGCGGTCATCGACGAGGACAGCGAGGGCCGCTTCCTGGGCGTCCTCACCCCGGCCCGGCTGCACGAGGCGCTGCGCAGGTCGACGGCGGCGGACGCGCGCGCGATCGCGCGCGGGGAGGTCGAGTTGGAGACCATCACGGCCATCGGGAGCTGA
- a CDS encoding alpha/beta hydrolase: MGLTSNKLLTLAVLLAVVLFIGTVWFWPRLARQSWRAVTGRIGLLVATQLAIFASVGLAANQAFGFYATWADLFGQETSPGVVVDHDPAKGETPVDVRSTRAVNVPGGGKPSTGGQIQKVVVSGKEADIASPAYVYLPPEYFQERYKKRTFPVSVVLTGYPGTAEALIKGLHYPQTAHSEVRRGNMKPMILVMMRPTVAPPRDTECVDIPGGPQTETFFAKDLPKAISEHYRAGRTAGSWGVIGDSTGGYCALKLAVHHPDVYAAGAGLSAYYKAPIDVTTGDLFHGDKELEQRADLMWYLDHMPAPKTSLLVTTSKQGEDNFEETEKFIGKVKAPTRISSITLDSGGHNFNTWRREIPATLEWISGRLNGE; the protein is encoded by the coding sequence ATGGGTCTGACGAGCAACAAGCTCCTCACGTTGGCGGTTCTCCTCGCCGTCGTGCTGTTCATCGGCACGGTCTGGTTCTGGCCGCGCCTGGCCCGCCAGTCCTGGCGGGCCGTCACCGGCCGTATCGGTCTCCTCGTCGCCACGCAGCTGGCGATCTTCGCCTCGGTCGGCCTCGCCGCCAATCAGGCGTTCGGCTTCTACGCCACGTGGGCGGATCTCTTCGGCCAGGAGACGAGCCCCGGTGTCGTCGTCGACCACGATCCCGCCAAGGGCGAGACGCCTGTCGACGTGCGCAGCACCCGGGCGGTGAACGTGCCCGGCGGCGGTAAGCCGTCGACCGGCGGCCAGATCCAGAAGGTGGTCGTCAGCGGGAAGGAGGCCGACATAGCGAGCCCGGCGTACGTCTACCTGCCGCCCGAGTACTTCCAGGAGCGGTACAAGAAGCGCACGTTTCCGGTGTCCGTGGTGCTGACCGGCTACCCCGGCACCGCCGAGGCGCTGATCAAGGGCCTGCACTACCCGCAGACCGCTCACTCGGAGGTCAGGCGGGGCAACATGAAGCCGATGATCCTGGTGATGATGCGGCCCACCGTGGCGCCGCCGCGGGACACCGAGTGCGTGGACATCCCCGGTGGCCCGCAGACCGAGACGTTCTTCGCCAAGGACCTGCCCAAGGCCATCTCCGAGCACTACCGGGCGGGCCGCACCGCGGGCAGCTGGGGCGTCATCGGCGACTCCACGGGCGGCTACTGCGCCCTGAAGCTCGCCGTCCACCACCCGGACGTCTACGCCGCGGGGGCCGGCCTCTCCGCGTACTACAAGGCGCCCATCGACGTGACGACGGGTGACCTCTTCCACGGCGACAAGGAGTTGGAGCAGCGCGCCGACCTCATGTGGTACCTCGACCACATGCCGGCGCCCAAGACGTCCCTCCTTGTCACCACCAGCAAACAAGGAGAGGACAACTTCGAGGAGACCGAGAAGTTCATCGGCAAGGTGAAGGCGCCCACCAGGATCTCGTCGATCACGCTCGACAGCGGCGGGCACAACTTCAACACGTGGCGCCGGGAGATCCCCGCGACGCTGGAGTGGATCAGCGGGCGGCTGAACGGCGAGTAG